One genomic segment of Odocoileus virginianus isolate 20LAN1187 ecotype Illinois chromosome 17, Ovbor_1.2, whole genome shotgun sequence includes these proteins:
- the SPPL2C gene encoding signal peptide peptidase-like 2C has translation MACLGFRLFLLLLFLLASTAAQGEYGVVHVVSDTWSKDYCILFRSDYVTLPRDLQHAPLLRLHDGTGTPWCPGQDSSHQAHPDGSASQRPLHRTTAMVMRGNCSFYDKGWLAQGRGAHGLLIVSRVSGQQCSDITPAAQNPHKPLPDLTIPVAVLRYTDMLDILSHTHGGNGVHVALYAPPEPILDYNMVVIFLLAVGTVAMGGYWAGVTEAERLQRRRARGGGGPGGHPPQGALAARRGPEDDDEDAPVDFTPAMTGAVVTMSCSIMLLLYFFYDCFVYVMIAIFGLGAGTGLYSCLVPVVRHLPVWRDQRPLPGLRARPQLPLLLLAGLCLVVTALWVAYRKEDRWAWLLQDTLGVAYCLFVLRRMRLPTLQSCASFLLALLVFDVFFVFITPLLTRTGESIMVGVASGPADSVSHERLPMVLKVPRLSFSALTLCDQPFSILGFGDIVVPGFLVAYCHRFDVQMRSRQVYFVACTAAYAAGLLVTFFAMALMQMGQPALLYLVSSTLLTSLAVAACRQELALFWTGQVRATALTWPAPGLCSVPSVGSEQKREHAADTHRAWELEGATISTLAGDLDSSLGEGTAETVTISEGEATSLEGHSDSSEGWSDANLEPGDLSSTPSGASEELLPLMPTAMLIPLRPPPSGLGHIQAQAQAQAHEASLPWTGLHKRKSLKVKKSMSTQAPL, from the coding sequence ATGGCGTGCCTGGGTTTccgcctctttctcctcctcctcttcctcctggccaGCACCGCGGCCCAGGGGGAGTACGGCGTGGTCCACGTGGTGTCGGACACCTGGAGCAAGGACTACTGCATCCTCTTCCGCTCCGACTACGTCACCCTGCCCCGGGACCTGCAGCACGCCCCGCTCCTGCGCCTGCACGACGGCACAGGCACGCCCTGGTGCCCAGGCCAGGACTCCTCCCACCAGGCCCACCCCGACGGCTCCGCCAGCCAGCGGCCCCTCCACCGGACCACCGCCATGGTCATGAGGGGCAACTGCAGCTTCTACGACAAAGGCTGGCTGGCTCAGGGCCGAGGCGCCCACGGGTTGCTCATCGTGAGCCGGGTCAGCGGCCAACAGTGCTCAGACATCACCCCGGCGGCCCAGAACCCCCACAAGCCCCTCCCAGACCTCACCATCCCCGTGGCCGTGCTCCGCTACACCGACATGCTGGACATCCTCAGCCACACCCATGGAGGCAACGGGGTCCACGTGGCCTTGTACGCCCCCCCGGAGCCCATCCTCGACTACAACATGGTGGTCATCTTCCTCCTGGCCGTGGGCACCGTGGCCATGGGCGGCTACTGGGCCGGCGTGACTGAGGCTGAAAGGCTGCAGCGGCGCCGGGCGCGAGGGGGCGGGGGGCCCGGCGGTCACCCTCCGCAGGGGGCCCTGGCGGCCCGGCGGGGGCCCGAAGACGACGACGAGGACGCGCCGGTGGACTTCACGCCGGCCATGACGGGCGCGGTGGTCACCATGTCCTGCTCCATCATGCTGCTGCTCTATTTCTTCTACGACTGCTTTGTCTACGTCATGATCGCCATCTTCGGGCTGGGCGCGGGCACCGGCCTCTACAGCTGCTTGGTGCCCGTGGTGCGCCACCTGCCCGTGTGGCGGGACCAGCGGCCCCTGCCCGGCCTCCGGGCCCGCCCGCAgctgcccctgctgctgctggctgGCCTGTGCCTGGTGGTGACGGCCCTCTGGGTCGCCTACCGGAAAGAGGACCGCTGGGCGTGGCTGCTGCAGGACACGCTGGGCGTGGCCTACTGCCTCTTCGTCCTGCGGCGCATGCGCCTGCCCACCCTCCAGAGCTGCGCCTCCTTCCTGCTGGCCCTGCTAGTCTTCGACGTCTTCTTCGTCTTCATCACACCCCTGCTCACCAGGACCGGCGAGAGCATCATGGTTGGGGTGGCCTCGGGCCCGGCAGATTCCGTGAGCCATGAGAGGCTGCCCATGGTCCTCAAGGTGCCCCGGCTGAGCTTCTCGGCCTTGACCCTGTGTGACCAGCCCTTCTCCATCCTCGGCTTCGGTGACATCGTGGTCCCCGGCTTCCTGGTGGCCTACTGTCACCGCTTTGACGTGCAGATGCGCTCGCGGCAGGTCTACTTCGTGGCCTGCACAGCGGCCTACGCTGCAGGCCTGCTGGTCACCTTCTTTGCCATGGCCCTCATGCAGATGGGCCAGCCTGCCCTGCTCTACCTGGTGTCCAGCACCCTGCTCACCAGCCTGGCCGTGGCCGCCTGCCGCCAAGAGCTCGCCCTCTTCTGGACAGGCCAGGTGAGAGCCACAGCCCTCACCTGGCCTGCGCCAGGGCTCTGCAGTGTCCCTTCAGTTGGTTCTGAGCAGAAGCGGGAGCATGCAGCAGACACCCACAGGGCCTGGGAGCTCGAGGGGGCCACCATCTCTACCCTGGCAGGAGACTTAGATAGCAGCCTTGGGGAGGGCACGGCTGAGACTGTCACCATATCTGAAGGTGAAGCCACCAGTCTAGAAGGCCACAGTGACAGCTCTGAGGGTTGGAGCGATGCCAACCTGGAGCCCGGTGACCTGTCGAGTACCCCTTCTGGGGCCTCAGAGGAGCTCTTACCACTGATGCCAACGGCCATGCTGATACCGCTCAGGCCACCGCCCTCGGGGCTGGGCCACatccaggcccaggcccaggcccaggcccacgAGGCCAGCCTGCCCTGGACTGGCCTTCACAAGAGGAAGAGCCTTAAGGTAAAGAAGAGCATGTCGACCCAAGCTCCCTTGTGA